The proteins below are encoded in one region of Salmo salar chromosome ssa02, Ssal_v3.1, whole genome shotgun sequence:
- the LOC106591235 gene encoding sialoadhesin isoform X2, translated as MALRTTGSVLVVFLWSVAVVLGKDGWSVTYTKKSICALKGSTMDMSCSYTYPRGHTVTTTWYKWKSLTWTQIQDKYEDRIEYRGNKENDCTLRITDLREEDSASYYFSFTTGSWKSGSDVTLSVTDLQVKMTPGTEEQRRTLTCITTCTLTDKPTYIWYKNGHKVKEDSSSLYSDYFSDADSYSCTIKYHEDLLSPAVCKNCWSVTYTHQSICVLKGSTVNISCSYTYPRYHEIKKAFWFTKWSGMDAEDLSSVPGYEGHIEYLGDKESDCTLRITDLRLSDSAGYMFRFITSGGKFSGSPVSLTVTDVVLEMDPTSVSEGERVTLRCHTKCTLDPITAYSWYKNGQPIPNSNTYSPVYSLFSVSSEDTGRYSCAVKGHEDLPSAEETLTVRYGPRNTSVSVSPSGEIVEGSSVTLTCSSDANPPVDKYTWYKKNVTSPKASGQSFSITNISSEDSGEYYCEAQNGRGSMNSTALMIIVAVKQTSVMTAAVGIIVVVLVLILCLSGLMWFRKKVSKSTSDTRHTADDGQGDSSPVYDNVSSVAMSPTDNQDDIHYASVHFSHSKKQEVLPYSTVQMSQTQKQEEDVQ; from the exons ATGGCCTTGAGAACAACAGGAAGTGTGTTGGTGGTCTTTCTCTGGTCTGTAGCAG TGGTACTCGGGAAAGATGGCTGGAGTGTGACTTACACCAAGAAGAGTATCTGTGCCTTGAAGGGGTCAACAATGGATATGTCCTGCTCTTACACATATCCCAGAGGTCATACAGTCACAACCACATGGTATAAATGGAAGAGTTTAACTTGGACTCAAATCCAAGATAAATATGAGGATCGTATAGAGTACCGTGGGAATAAGGAGAATGACTGcaccctgagaatcacagacctgagagaggAGGATTCAGCATCATATTACTTCTCATTTACAACAGGCTCATGGAAATCTGGCTCagatgtcactctctctgtcacag ACCTGCAGGTGAAGATGACTCCTGGAACAGAGGAACAAAGGAGAACACTGACCTGTAtcaccacctgtactctgactgacaagcccacctacatctggtacaagaacggaCACAAAGTAAAGGAGGACTCTTCCAGCCTGTACTCAGACTACTTTAGTGATGCAGACAGTTACTCCTGTACTATAAAATACCATGAGGatctcctctctcctgcagtgt GTAAGAACTGTTGGAGTGTGACTTACACCCATCAGAGTATCTGTGTcttgaaggggtcaacagtgAACATATCCTGCTCTTACACATATCCCAGGTATCATGAGATCAAAAAAGCTTTCTGGTTTACTAAATGGTCTGGTATGGATGCTGAAGATCTGAGCTCAGTGCCAGGGTATGAGGGTCATATAGAGTACCTTGGGGATAAGGAGAGTGACTGTaccctgagaatcacagacctgagatTGAGTGACTCTGCTGGGTACATGTTCAGATTCATAACATCTGGAGGAAAGTTTTCTGGCTCACCTGTCTCCCTGACTGTCACAG ATGTTGTGTTGGAGATGGATCCTACATCTGtgtcagagggggagagagtcacACTGAGATGTCACACCAAATGTACGCTGGACCCAATCACAGCCTACAGTTGGTATAAGAATGGACAGCCTATACCAAACAGCAACACCTACTCTCCTGTCTATAGCCTATTCTCAGTCAGCAGTGAGGATACAGGCAGATACTCCTGTGCTGTAAAAGGCCATGAGGATCTCCCCTCTGCTGaagagactctcactgtcagat ATGGACCAAGGAAcacctcagtgtcagtcagtccctctggtgaaatagtggagggcagttcagtgactctgacctgcagcagtgatgccaacccacctgtggacaaatacacctggtacaaGAAGAATGTAACCTCACCAAAAGCATCAGGACAGAGTTTCAGCATCACTAACATCAGCTCTGAGGACAGTGGAGAATATTACTGTGAGGCCCAGAATGGAAGAGGATCTATGAACTCTACAGCTCTGATGATCATTGTAGCAG TGAAACAGACCTCAGTTATGACTGCAGCTGTAGGAATCATAGTGGTTGTTCTGGttctcatcctctgtctctctggactCATGTGGTTCAG GAAGAAGGTTTCCAAATCCACCTCTGACACAAGACACACAGCAGACGATGGACAG GGAGACTCTAGTCCAGTGTATGACAACGTCTCAAGCGTGGCCATGAGCCCCACAGACAACCAGGATGACATTCACTACGCCAGCGTCCACTTCTCTCACTCCAAAAAACAGGAAGTGCTTCCGTACTCCACTGTCCAAATGTCTCAAACCCAGAAACAGGAAGAAGATGTCCAGTAA